One segment of Primulina tabacum isolate GXHZ01 chromosome 6, ASM2559414v2, whole genome shotgun sequence DNA contains the following:
- the LOC142550134 gene encoding uncharacterized protein LOC142550134: protein MLVKVAQMKGVIRFGKKGKICPRFIGSFEILERVGTLSNRVSLPLNMVVVHNVFHFSILRKYMSNPSHVLNYEPLQLTPNLSFKERPTQILDRQERRLWNKLILMAKVKWLNHSENETTWEMEMRSRYPELFGAGSAAALMLGA from the coding sequence ATGTTGGTGAAGGTCGCACAGATGAAGGGTGTGATaagatttgggaagaagggcAAAATATGTCCTAGATTCATAGGATcattcgagatcctagagagagttgggacactatcTAATAGAGTCTCATTACCGTTGAATATGGTGgtagttcataatgtgttccacttCTCCAtactgcggaagtacatgtcaaacccttCGCATGTACTGAATTATGAGCCATTGCAGCTGACACCGAACCTATCTTTCAAGGAGAGACCCACTCAGATATTGGATAGGCAGGAGAGGAGGCTCTGGAACAAGTTGATCCTGATGgccaaggtcaagtggctgaatcattctgaGAACGAGACTACTTGGGAGatggagatgaggagtcgctacccagaATTATTCGGGGCTGGTAGTGCTGCAGCGCTAATGCTAGGTGCCTAG